One Hippoglossus hippoglossus isolate fHipHip1 chromosome 5, fHipHip1.pri, whole genome shotgun sequence genomic window carries:
- the LOC117761224 gene encoding transmembrane protease serine 9-like — translation MLRFLVLTSLAALVLADLQPQPRYLEDGLERVVGGEVARPNSWPWQISLQYKSGSGYRHTCGGTLIERGWVMTAAHCVDSQRTWRVVIGEHDLYSDSGREQIMDVVQVYIHPGWDSSSVGNGWDIALLRISADATLNSYVQLGSLPPMGQILPHNNLCYVTGWGLTSTGGSISAQLKQAYLPLVDHKTCSSSSWWGSTLKTTMVCGGGAAESGCNGDSGGPLNCLVNGKYYVHGIASFVSSSGCNTPRKPTVFTRVSAYIDWMDSILKHTGLAEMLVFLLFTALTAPVLSESELGSNFAESSAAGRVVGGEEVPSYNSWPWQVSLQFYSDGKYHHFCGGTLIRKKWVMTAAHCVYSSGSVRAFMGDLILDISHSMEQVRHVMGVYIHPDWNNESISSGNDIAVLRLSWDVSLTSYVKPVALPSSAEMLPDNSHCYITGYGRISTDGSMSNRMRYAILPIVDHQTCTSAGWWGSTIKTTMICAGGGAQSACNGDFGGPLSCSLNNIWYVHGVASFVSGLGCNAPQKPTVFTRVSAYVTWMNSVMNNPENEG, via the exons ATGCTCAGGTTTCTGGTGTTGACGAGTCTCGCAGCCCTGG TGCTGGCCGATCTCCAGCCCCAGCCCAGGTATCTGGAGGACGGCTTGGAAAGAGTGGTGGGAGGTGAGGTGGCCAGACCCAACTCCTGGCCCTGGCAG ATCTCTCTTCAGTACAAATCTGGAAGCGGATACCGCCACACATGTGGAGGAACCCTGATTGAGAGAGGCTGGGTTAtgactgctgctcactgtgtgGACAG ccaGAGGACGTGGCGTGTTGTTATCGGTGAACATGACCTTTACAGCGACAGTGGCAGAGAGCAGATCATGGATGTCGTCCAAGTTTACATCCATCCCGGATGGGACAGCAGCAGCGTCGGTAACGG GTGGGACATTGCTCTCCTGCGTATCTCCGCTGACGCCACCCTGAACTCCTACGTCCAGCTGGGCTCGCTGCCTCCCATGGGCCAGATCCTGCCTCACAACAACCTCTGCTACGTCACCGGATGGGGACTCACCTCCA CTGGTGGTAGCATATCTGCGCAGCTGAAACAGGCCTATCTTCCTCTGGTCGACCACAAGacctgctccagcagcagctggtggGGCAGCACTCTCAAGACCACCAtggtgtgtggtggtggagctgCTGAGTCTGGATGCAAT GGTGACTCTGGTGGTCCTCTGAACTGCCTGGTTAATGGGAAATACTACGTCCATGGTATTGCCAGCTTTGTGTCCAGTAGTGGATGCAATACTCCCAGGAAGCCCACCGTCTTCACCCGCGTGTCCGCCTACATCGACTGGATGGACTCG aTCCTG AAACACACCGGCCTCGCAGAGATGCTCGTGTTCCTGCTGTTCACCGCTCTAACAGCCCCAG TGCTGTCTGAGTCAGAGCTTGGGTCTAACTTCGCAGAGAGCAGCGCTGCAGGAAGAGTTGTGGGAGGTGAGGAGGTGCCCTCTTACAACTCGTGGCCCTGGCAG GTTTCTCTCCAGTTCTACTCGGATGGAAAGTATCACCATTTCTGTGGAGGAACTCTGATCCGTAAGAAATGGGTCATGACGGCTGCTCACTGTGTgtacag TTCCGGCTCTGTGCGCGCGTTCATGGGTGATCTTATCCTGGACATTAGTCACTCGATGGAGCAAGTCAGGCATGTCATGGGTGTTTATATCCATCCGGACTGGAACAATGAGAGCATCTCCTCAGG TAACGACATCGCCGTGTTGCGGCTGTCCTGGGACGTCTCCCTGACCTCGTACGTGAAGCCGGTCGCTCTGCCTTCTTCCGCTGAGATGCTGCCTGACAACAGCCACTGCTACATCACCGGATACGGACGCATCTCCA CTGATGGGAGCATGTCCAACAGGATGAGATACGCCATACTTCCCATTGTTGACCATCAGACATGCACCAGCGCTGGTTGGTGGGGCAGCACCATCAAGACCACCATGATCTGTGCTGGAGGAGGTGCTCAGTCGGCGTGCAAT GGAGACTTCGGTGGCCCTCTTAGCTGCAGCCTTAACAACATTTGGTATGTCCACGGTGTCGCCAGCTTCGTGTCGGGTTTGGGATGCAACGCTCCCCAGAAGCCCACGGTCTTCACCCGTGTTTCTGCCTACGTGACGTGGATGAATTCG GTCATGAACAATCCTGAAAATGAAGGTTGA
- the LOC117761344 gene encoding elastase-1-like, translating to MLRFLVLISFAALVLAQLEPEPRYLEEDSVEERVVGGEVARPNTWPWQISLQYKSGSNFHHTCGGTLVRRGWVMTAAHCVDRSRTWRVVLGEHNLNSHESREQYMSVSRVYVHPNWNSNNVAGGWDIALLRLSSDASLNNNVQLAALPPSGQVLPHNNPCYITGWGRTQTGGQLSAQLKQASLPVVDHKTCSSYGWWGSTVKSSMVCAGGGRDSGCQGDSGGPLNCSVNGRWVVHGVTSFVSSSGCNATKKPTVFTRASAYITWMNSIMG from the exons ATGCTCAGGTTTCTTGTGTTGATCTCTTTCGCAGCCCTCG TGCTGGCCCAGCTGGAGCCCGAGCCCAGGTATCTGGAGGAGGacagtgtggaggagagagttGTGGGAGGTGAAGTGGCCAGACCCAACACCTGGCCCTGGCAG ATCTCTCTTCAGTATAAATCTGGCTCCAACTTCCACCACACGTGTGGAGGAACCCTGGTCAGGAGAGGATGGGTCATGACCGCAGCTCACTGTGTCGACCG CTCCAGGACTTGGCGCGTTGTTCTTGGAGAACACAACTTAAACTCCCACGAAAGCAGAGAACAGTACATGAGCGTGAGCCGCGTCTACGTCCACCCCAACTGGAACTCCAACAACGTTGCTGGAGG GTGGGACATTGCTCTCCTGCGTCTGTCCTCTGATGCTTCCCTGAACAACAACGTCCAGCTGGCCGCCCTCCCCCCCAGTGGTCAGGTCCTGCCCCACAACAACCCCTGCTACATCACTGGATGGGGACGCACCCAGA CCGGAGGTCAGCTCTCTGCTCAGCTCAAACAGGCGTCCCTGCCTGTTGTCGACCACAAGACCTGCTCCAGCTACGGATGGTGGGGCAGCACGGTGAAGAGCTCCATGGTGTGTGCTGGTGGCGGCAGAGACTCTGGATGCCAG GGCGACTCCGGTGGCCCCCTGAACTGCAGCGTCAACGGCCGGTGGGTTGTCCACGGTGTGACCAGCTTTGTGTCCTCCTCCGGCTGCAACGCTACCAAGAAGCCCACCGTCTTCACCCGCGCCTCCGCCTACATCACCTGGATGAACAGC ATCATGGGTTGA
- the gls2b gene encoding glutaminase 2b: MLCVRPLRLLSNSVQLLRNPEAARKTFNIQAAACCLSSRSSAAHMDHHVKVDVQSQPLSSGVDDMLFYAITEGKEQVPISYFTSALRKTGLHPSDPRLKDCMEKLRQAVNDSAGEAMMDRKLFHRCAGGNIVLLIQAFRKKFIIPEFDTFARKINEIYNRVGHQTDGKVADYIPQLAKFSPELWGVSLCTVDGQRHSVGDTKQPFCLQSCVKPLQYAIAVHQAGTEKVHQYVGMEPSGLKFNMLSLDDEDKPHNPMVNAGAIVISSLIKPCSNKADKFDYVMEFVKKMAGQEYVGFSNATFQSEKETGNRNFAIGYYMKEKKCFPPGADMIDALDFYFQLCSIEVTCESASVMAATLANGGICPITGKHVLSAEAVRNTLSLMHSCGMYDFSGQMAFHVGLPAKSGVSGAILLVIPNVMGVMCWSPPLDRVGNSVRGINFCQELVSLFNFHNYDNLRHFVKKQDPRRADGDDRNKSVFNLMFAAYSGDVSALRRFALSSMDMDLKDYDSRTALHVAAAEGHIDAVMFLTETCKVNPFVKDRWGNLPVDDAMQFGHDDAVKLLKDYQQRTQHTGAEPSPKLGTIEGMV; this comes from the exons ATGTTGTGTGTGAGGCCGCTGCGTCTGCTCTCTAACTCCGTACAGCTCCTGAGGAACCCAGAAGCGGCGAGGAAGACATTCAACATCCAGGCAGCAGCATGTTGCCTGAGCTCCAGATCCTCAGCTGCTCACATGGATCACCATGTCAAAGT GGATGTGCAGTCACAGCCTCTCAGCTCCGGAGTGGACGACATGCTTTTCTACGCCatcacagagggaaaagagcAAGTTCCCATCTCGTACTTTACCTCA GCCCTGAGGAAAACTGGCCTCCATCCGTCCGACCCTCGTCTAAAGGACTGCATGGAGAAGCTCCGACAGGCCGTGAATGACTCTGCTGGTGAGGCCATGATGGACAGAAAACTTTTCCACAG ATGTGCTGGTGGAAACATCGTCCTGCTGATCCAGGCCTTCAGGAAGAAATTCATCATCCCCGAGTTTGATACATTCGCacggaaaataaatgaaatctaCAACAGAGTAGGACATCAAACTGATGGGAAG GTTGCAGACTACATCCCCCAGCTCGCCAAATTCAGCCCAGAACTCTGGGGCGTGTCTTTGTGCACAGTGGACGGCCAGAG ACACTCAGTGGGTGACACCAAGCAGCCGTTCTGCCTGCAGTCCTGTGTGAAGCCCCTGCAGTACGCCATCGCCGTCCACCAGGCGGGAACGGAGAAGGTTCACCAATATGTGGGCATGGAGCCCAGTGGACTCAAGTTCAACATGCTCTCACTTGATGATGAAG ATAAGCCCCACAACCCGATGGTGAACGCCGGAGCCATAGTGATCAGCTCTCTTATCAAG CCTTGTTCAAATAAGGCCGACAAGTTTGACTAT GTTATGGAGTTTGTGAAGAAGATGGCCGGCCAAGAATACGTTGGATTCAGCAACGCCAC GTTCCAGTCAGAAAAGGAAACGGGCAACAGAAATTTTGCCATCGGATATtacatgaaagagaagaag TGTTTTCCACCAGGAGCTGATATGATCGATGCCCTAGATTTCTACTTCCAG CTCTGCTCCATCGAGGTGACGTGCGAATCGGCGAGTGTCATGGCTGCCACTCTGGCCAACGGGGGAATTTGTCCGATCACAGGAAAGCATGTCCTGAGTGCCGAGGCTGTGAGGAATACTCTGAGTCTCATGCACTCGTGTGGCATGTATGACTTCTCTGGACAGATGGCGTTTCAC GTGGGCTTACCGGCCAAGTCGGGCGTGTCTGGTGCGATACTGCTGGTGATTCCCAACGTGATGGGAGTGATGTGTTGGTCTCCTCCACTGGACAGAGTGGGCAACAGCGTCCGGGGAATAAACTTCTGTCAG GAGCTCGTGTCGCTTTTTAATTTCCACAACTACGACAACCTGAGGCACTTTGTGAAGAAGCAGGATCCTCGCAGGGCGGACGGGGACGACAGG aacAAGTCTGTTTTCAACTTGATGTTCGCTGCCTACAGTGGAGACGTGTCGGCCCTGAGAAG GTTTGCTCTCTCGTCCATGGACATGGATCTAAAAGACTATGACTCTCGAACAGCTCtacatgtggctgcagcagagg GTCACATCGACGCTGTGATGTTTCTGACTGAAACCTGTAAAGTGAATCCGTTTGTAAAGGACAG GTGGGGGAACCTGCCGGTCGACGACGCCATGCAGTTCGGACACGACGACGCCgtgaagctgctgaaggacTATCAGCAGCGAACGCAGCACACTGGGGCCGAGCCTTCGCCGAAGCTGGGCACCATCGAGGGCATGGTGTGA
- the rdh5 gene encoding retinol dehydrogenase 5, with the protein MDTQFIYDLLGENAWLYVCTTFALLWIIVWLYRDNLEIEEITDKYVFVSGCDSGFGNLLCKKLDRKGFHVLAGCLTEKGADDLRRLAGPCLKTVLLDVSNQDSIQKAMEFTKKEVGDKGLWGIVNNAGRSLPMGPSEWMKVEDYHSTLKVNMNGVIGMTTTFLPLIKKARGRIVNVASVLGRVAANGGGYCISKFAVESFSDCLRRDINYFGINVCIIEPGFFKTAVTSLDPLERELHRLWNQLSPEVQASYGDKYLDKYIKVQRLIMNAICDSDLTKVTSCMEHALTSAHPRTRYSAGWDAKLLWIPLSYMPSWVVDIGLKLVLPRPAKSV; encoded by the exons ATGGACACACAGTTCATCTATGACCTTTTAGG GGAAAATGCTTGGTTGTACGTCTGCACCACCTTTGCATTGCTGTGGATTATTGTGTGGCTGTACAGAGACAACCTGGAGATTGAGGAGATCACGGACAAGTACGTCTTTGTGAGCGGCTGCGACTCCGGGTTTGGAAACCTGCTGTGTAAGAAGCTCGATCGCAAAGGTTTCCATGTGCTGGCCGGCTGTCTCACGGAGAAGGGAGCTGATGATCTGAGGAGGCTGGCGGGCCCCTGTCTGAAGACTGTCCTCTTGGATGTGTCCAATCAGGACAGCATCCAGAAAGCCATGGAGTTTACCAAGAAGGAGGTTGGGGATAAGG GACTGTGGGGTATCGTGAACAATGCTGGACGCTCTCTGCCAATGGGCCCTTCAGAGTGGATGAAAGTGGAGGATTATCACAGCACGTTGAAAGTGAACATGAACGGAGTGATCGGCATGACCACGACTTTCCTGCCCCTCATTAAAAAGGCTCGTGGCCGCATCGTAAATGTAGCGTCAGTGCTGGGCAGAGTGGCCGCAAACGGTGGAGGATACTGCATCTCCAAGTTTGCAGTGGAGTCTTTCTCCGACTGCCTCAG GAGGGATATAAACTACTTTGGAATCAATGTGTGCATCATCGAGCCGGGGTTCTTCAAGACGGCGGTGACGAGCCTCGACCCCCTCGAGAGGGAGCTGCATCGCTTGTGGAACCAGCTCAGCCCTGAAGTACAAGCCAGCTACGGAGACAAGTACCTGGATAAGT ACATCAAGGTCCAGCGTCTGATCATGAATGCTATCTGCGACTCTGACCTCACTAAGGTGACCAGCTGCATGGAGCACGCTCTGACTTCGGCTCACCCCCGCACCAGATACAGCGCAGGCTGGGATGCCAAGCTTCTGTGGATCCCCCTCTCTTACATGCCTTCCTGGGTTGTTGATATTGGACTGAAGCTGGTGCTGCCGCGTCCTGCAAAGAGCGTGTGA
- the bloc1s1 gene encoding biogenesis of lysosome-related organelles complex 1 subunit 1 — translation MLSRLLKEHQAKQNERKEQQERRRREAISAATSLTEAMVDHLNVGVAQAYVNQRKLDHEVKTLQVQAGQFSKQTAQWISMVEGFNQALKEIGDVENWARSIEMDMRTIATALEYVHKGPLQSASS, via the exons ATGTTGTCTCGACTGCTGAAGGAGCACCAGGCCAAGCAGAATGAGCGGAAGGAGCAGCAGG AAAGACGAAGGCGTGAAGCCATTTCTGCAGCTACCAGCCTGACGGAGGCCATGGTGGACCACCTCAACGTCGG GGTTGCTCAGGCATACGTAAACCAACGTAAGCTGGACCATGAGGTGAAGACTCTCCAAGTGCAGGCGGGCCAGTTCTCCAAACAGACTGCTCAGTGGATCAGTATGGTGGAGGGCTTCAATCAGGCCCTTAAG GAAATTGGTGATGTGGAGAACTGGGCGCGGAGTATTGAGATGGACATGAGGACCATTGCCACAGCTCTGGAGTACGTGCACAAGGGTCCGCTTCAGTCTGCTTCCTCATAA